In one Macaca nemestrina isolate mMacNem1 chromosome 2, mMacNem.hap1, whole genome shotgun sequence genomic region, the following are encoded:
- the LOC139361848 gene encoding LOW QUALITY PROTEIN: uncharacterized protein (The sequence of the model RefSeq protein was modified relative to this genomic sequence to represent the inferred CDS: substituted 1 base at 1 genomic stop codon), translating to MGSGRGETPSTSISIFPFTGGQDKSGVETWQRRPAAPQLPVARMARRGGAASLAPSLLPPFTRAPRSSARLLGSGPGCVWAGEREERVAACPWSAGLQAPPAVPLSRAHPGGGGGASRPRSQPQGRLGTCSPARPTLRAAFRRLLGPLGVSPPXQPSEQSCWKNKPGRQDLPGETGKNRDCQVQMKSTVPAR from the coding sequence ATGGGCTCCGGGCGCGGAGAAACTCCCTCAACATCCATCTCCATCTTCCCATTCACTGGAGGGCAAGACAAAAGCGGAGTGGAGACTTGGCAGCGGCGACCGGCAGCTCCTCAGCTGCCCGTGGCACGCATGGCTCGCCGAGGAGGGGCCGCCTCCCTCGCGccctccctcctgccacccttcACCCGCGCTCCCCGCAGCTCCGCTCGCCTGCTCGGCTCCGGCCCTGGCTGCGTCTGGGCCGGGGAGCGCGAGGAGCGGGTGGCCGCGTGTCCTTGGAGCGCTGGCCTTCAGGCGCCCCCGGCAGTCCCGCTAAGCAGAGCGCAtcccggcggcggcggcggcgcctcCCGGCCGCGCTCCCAGCCTCAGGGCCGCTTGGGGACTTGCTCTCCAGCCCGGCCCACGCTCCGAGCCGCTTTCCGGCGTCTCTTGGGGCCCCTCGGCGTTTCCCCTCCCTAACAACCTTCTGAACAAAGTTGCTGGAAGAACAAACCTGGTCGCCAGGATTTGCCCGGCGAAACTGGCAAGAATAGGGACTGTCAGGTGCAAATGAAATCTACCGTCCCCGCCCGCTGA